A DNA window from Piliocolobus tephrosceles isolate RC106 chromosome 9, ASM277652v3, whole genome shotgun sequence contains the following coding sequences:
- the SFTPA1 gene encoding pulmonary surfactant-associated protein A1 isoform X7, with protein sequence MGPSQISGASTGARAMWLCPLALTLTLMAASGAACEVKDVCVGTPGIPGECGEKGEPGERGPPGLPAHLDEELQATLHDFRHQILQTRGALSLQGSILAVGEKVFSTNGQSATFDAIQETCARAGGHVAVPRSPEENEAIASFVKKYNTYAYVGLIEGPSPGDFRYSDGTPVNYTNWYPGEPAGRGTEQCVEMYTDGRWNDRNCLYNRLTICEF encoded by the exons CTGGAGCCAGAGCCATGTGGCTGTGCCCTCTGGCCCTCACTCTCACCTTGATGGCAGCCTCTGGCGCTGCGTGCGAAGTGAAGGACGTTTGTGTTGGAA CCCCTGGTATCCCTGGAGAGTGTGGAGAGAAGGGGGAGCCTGGGGAGAGGGGCCCTCCAG GGCTTCCAGCTCATCTAGATGAGGAGCTGCAAGCCACACTCCACGACTTCAGACATCAAATCCTGCAGACAAGGGGAG CTCTCAGTCTACAGGGGTCCATACTGGCAGTAGGAGAGAAGGTCTTCTCCACCAATGGGCAGTCTGCCACTTTTGATGCCATTCAGGAGACATGCGCCAGAGCAGGCGGCCACGTTGCTGTCCCGAGGAGTCCAGAGGAAAACGAGGCCATTGCAAGCTTCGTGAAGAAGTACAACACATATGCCTATGTGGGCCTGATTGAAGGTCCAAGCCCTGGAGACTTCCGCTACTCAGATGGGACCCCTGTAAACTACACCAACTGGTACCCAGGGGAGCCTGCGGGTCGGGgaacagagcagtgtgtggagatGTACACAGACGGGCGGTGGAATGACAGGAACTGCCTGTACAACCGACTGACCATCTGTGAGTTCTGA
- the SFTPA1 gene encoding pulmonary surfactant-associated protein A1 isoform X8, which produces MWLCPLALTLTLMAASGAACEVKDVCVGTPGIPGECGEKGEPGERGPPGLPAHLDEELQATLHDFRHQILQTRGALSLQGSILAVGEKVFSTNGQSATFDAIQETCARAGGHVAVPRSPEENEAIASFVKKYNTYAYVGLIEGPSPGDFRYSDGTPVNYTNWYPGEPAGRGTEQCVEMYTDGRWNDRNCLYNRLTICEF; this is translated from the exons ATGTGGCTGTGCCCTCTGGCCCTCACTCTCACCTTGATGGCAGCCTCTGGCGCTGCGTGCGAAGTGAAGGACGTTTGTGTTGGAA CCCCTGGTATCCCTGGAGAGTGTGGAGAGAAGGGGGAGCCTGGGGAGAGGGGCCCTCCAG GGCTTCCAGCTCATCTAGATGAGGAGCTGCAAGCCACACTCCACGACTTCAGACATCAAATCCTGCAGACAAGGGGAG CTCTCAGTCTACAGGGGTCCATACTGGCAGTAGGAGAGAAGGTCTTCTCCACCAATGGGCAGTCTGCCACTTTTGATGCCATTCAGGAGACATGCGCCAGAGCAGGCGGCCACGTTGCTGTCCCGAGGAGTCCAGAGGAAAACGAGGCCATTGCAAGCTTCGTGAAGAAGTACAACACATATGCCTATGTGGGCCTGATTGAAGGTCCAAGCCCTGGAGACTTCCGCTACTCAGATGGGACCCCTGTAAACTACACCAACTGGTACCCAGGGGAGCCTGCGGGTCGGGgaacagagcagtgtgtggagatGTACACAGACGGGCGGTGGAATGACAGGAACTGCCTGTACAACCGACTGACCATCTGTGAGTTCTGA
- the SFTPA1 gene encoding pulmonary surfactant-associated protein A1 isoform X6 — MRDRWSESVRAVAGARAMWLCPLALTLTLMAASGAACEVKDVCVGTPGIPGECGEKGEPGERGPPGLPAHLDEELQATLHDFRHQILQTRGALSLQGSILAVGEKVFSTNGQSATFDAIQETCARAGGHVAVPRSPEENEAIASFVKKYNTYAYVGLIEGPSPGDFRYSDGTPVNYTNWYPGEPAGRGTEQCVEMYTDGRWNDRNCLYNRLTICEF; from the exons ATGAGGGACAGATggagtgagtcagtga GAGCAGTAGCTGGAGCCAGAGCCATGTGGCTGTGCCCTCTGGCCCTCACTCTCACCTTGATGGCAGCCTCTGGCGCTGCGTGCGAAGTGAAGGACGTTTGTGTTGGAA CCCCTGGTATCCCTGGAGAGTGTGGAGAGAAGGGGGAGCCTGGGGAGAGGGGCCCTCCAG GGCTTCCAGCTCATCTAGATGAGGAGCTGCAAGCCACACTCCACGACTTCAGACATCAAATCCTGCAGACAAGGGGAG CTCTCAGTCTACAGGGGTCCATACTGGCAGTAGGAGAGAAGGTCTTCTCCACCAATGGGCAGTCTGCCACTTTTGATGCCATTCAGGAGACATGCGCCAGAGCAGGCGGCCACGTTGCTGTCCCGAGGAGTCCAGAGGAAAACGAGGCCATTGCAAGCTTCGTGAAGAAGTACAACACATATGCCTATGTGGGCCTGATTGAAGGTCCAAGCCCTGGAGACTTCCGCTACTCAGATGGGACCCCTGTAAACTACACCAACTGGTACCCAGGGGAGCCTGCGGGTCGGGgaacagagcagtgtgtggagatGTACACAGACGGGCGGTGGAATGACAGGAACTGCCTGTACAACCGACTGACCATCTGTGAGTTCTGA
- the SFTPA1 gene encoding pulmonary surfactant-associated protein A1 isoform X5, with amino-acid sequence MWLCPLALTLTLMAASGAACEVKDVCVGSPGIPGTPGSHGLPGRDGRDGVKGDPGDMPCAPGNDGLPGAPGIPGECGEKGEPGERGPPGLPAHLDEELQATLHDFRHQILQTRGALSLQGSILAVGEKVFSTNGQSATFDAIQETCARAGGHVAVPRSPEENEAIASFVKKYNTYAYVGLIEGPSPGDFRYSDGTPVNYTNWYPGEPAGRGTEQCVEMYTDGRWNDRNCLYNRLTICEF; translated from the exons ATGTGGCTGTGCCCTCTGGCCCTCACTCTCACCTTGATGGCAGCCTCTGGCGCTGCGTGCGAAGTGAAGGACGTTTGTGTTGGAAGCCCTGGTATCCCCGGCACTCCTGGATCCCATGGCCTGCCAGGCAGGGATGGGAGAGATGGTGTCAAAGGAGACCCTG GAGATATGCCATGTGCTCCTGGGAATGATGGGCTGCCTGGAGCCCCTGGTATCCCTGGAGAGTGTGGAGAGAAGGGGGAGCCTGGGGAGAGGGGCCCTCCAG GGCTTCCAGCTCATCTAGATGAGGAGCTGCAAGCCACACTCCACGACTTCAGACATCAAATCCTGCAGACAAGGGGAG CTCTCAGTCTACAGGGGTCCATACTGGCAGTAGGAGAGAAGGTCTTCTCCACCAATGGGCAGTCTGCCACTTTTGATGCCATTCAGGAGACATGCGCCAGAGCAGGCGGCCACGTTGCTGTCCCGAGGAGTCCAGAGGAAAACGAGGCCATTGCAAGCTTCGTGAAGAAGTACAACACATATGCCTATGTGGGCCTGATTGAAGGTCCAAGCCCTGGAGACTTCCGCTACTCAGATGGGACCCCTGTAAACTACACCAACTGGTACCCAGGGGAGCCTGCGGGTCGGGgaacagagcagtgtgtggagatGTACACAGACGGGCGGTGGAATGACAGGAACTGCCTGTACAACCGACTGACCATCTGTGAGTTCTGA
- the SFTPA1 gene encoding pulmonary surfactant-associated protein A1 isoform X4, with translation MWLCPLALTLTLMAASGAACEVKDVCVGSPGIPGTPGSHGLPGRDGRDGVKGDPGPPGPMGPPGDMPCAPGNDGLPGAPGIPGECGEKGEPGERGPPGLPAHLDEELQATLHDFRHQILQTRGALSLQGSILAVGEKVFSTNGQSATFDAIQETCARAGGHVAVPRSPEENEAIASFVKKYNTYAYVGLIEGPSPGDFRYSDGTPVNYTNWYPGEPAGRGTEQCVEMYTDGRWNDRNCLYNRLTICEF, from the exons ATGTGGCTGTGCCCTCTGGCCCTCACTCTCACCTTGATGGCAGCCTCTGGCGCTGCGTGCGAAGTGAAGGACGTTTGTGTTGGAAGCCCTGGTATCCCCGGCACTCCTGGATCCCATGGCCTGCCAGGCAGGGATGGGAGAGATGGTGTCAAAGGAGACCCTGGCCCTCCAG GTCCCATGGGTCCACCAGGAGATATGCCATGTGCTCCTGGGAATGATGGGCTGCCTGGAGCCCCTGGTATCCCTGGAGAGTGTGGAGAGAAGGGGGAGCCTGGGGAGAGGGGCCCTCCAG GGCTTCCAGCTCATCTAGATGAGGAGCTGCAAGCCACACTCCACGACTTCAGACATCAAATCCTGCAGACAAGGGGAG CTCTCAGTCTACAGGGGTCCATACTGGCAGTAGGAGAGAAGGTCTTCTCCACCAATGGGCAGTCTGCCACTTTTGATGCCATTCAGGAGACATGCGCCAGAGCAGGCGGCCACGTTGCTGTCCCGAGGAGTCCAGAGGAAAACGAGGCCATTGCAAGCTTCGTGAAGAAGTACAACACATATGCCTATGTGGGCCTGATTGAAGGTCCAAGCCCTGGAGACTTCCGCTACTCAGATGGGACCCCTGTAAACTACACCAACTGGTACCCAGGGGAGCCTGCGGGTCGGGgaacagagcagtgtgtggagatGTACACAGACGGGCGGTGGAATGACAGGAACTGCCTGTACAACCGACTGACCATCTGTGAGTTCTGA
- the SFTPA1 gene encoding pulmonary surfactant-associated protein A1 isoform X3 codes for MGPSQISGASTGARAMWLCPLALTLTLMAASGAACEVKDVCVGSPGIPGTPGSHGLPGRDGRDGVKGDPGPPGPMGPPGDMPCAPGNDGLPGAPGIPGECGEKGEPGERGPPGLPAHLDEELQATLHDFRHQILQTRGALSLQGSILAVGEKVFSTNGQSATFDAIQETCARAGGHVAVPRSPEENEAIASFVKKYNTYAYVGLIEGPSPGDFRYSDGTPVNYTNWYPGEPAGRGTEQCVEMYTDGRWNDRNCLYNRLTICEF; via the exons CTGGAGCCAGAGCCATGTGGCTGTGCCCTCTGGCCCTCACTCTCACCTTGATGGCAGCCTCTGGCGCTGCGTGCGAAGTGAAGGACGTTTGTGTTGGAAGCCCTGGTATCCCCGGCACTCCTGGATCCCATGGCCTGCCAGGCAGGGATGGGAGAGATGGTGTCAAAGGAGACCCTGGCCCTCCAG GTCCCATGGGTCCACCAGGAGATATGCCATGTGCTCCTGGGAATGATGGGCTGCCTGGAGCCCCTGGTATCCCTGGAGAGTGTGGAGAGAAGGGGGAGCCTGGGGAGAGGGGCCCTCCAG GGCTTCCAGCTCATCTAGATGAGGAGCTGCAAGCCACACTCCACGACTTCAGACATCAAATCCTGCAGACAAGGGGAG CTCTCAGTCTACAGGGGTCCATACTGGCAGTAGGAGAGAAGGTCTTCTCCACCAATGGGCAGTCTGCCACTTTTGATGCCATTCAGGAGACATGCGCCAGAGCAGGCGGCCACGTTGCTGTCCCGAGGAGTCCAGAGGAAAACGAGGCCATTGCAAGCTTCGTGAAGAAGTACAACACATATGCCTATGTGGGCCTGATTGAAGGTCCAAGCCCTGGAGACTTCCGCTACTCAGATGGGACCCCTGTAAACTACACCAACTGGTACCCAGGGGAGCCTGCGGGTCGGGgaacagagcagtgtgtggagatGTACACAGACGGGCGGTGGAATGACAGGAACTGCCTGTACAACCGACTGACCATCTGTGAGTTCTGA
- the SFTPA1 gene encoding pulmonary surfactant-associated protein A1 isoform X2 encodes MRDRWSESVRAVAGARAMWLCPLALTLTLMAASGAACEVKDVCVGSPGIPGTPGSHGLPGRDGRDGVKGDPGPPGPMGPPGDMPCAPGNDGLPGAPGIPGECGEKGEPGERGPPGLPAHLDEELQATLHDFRHQILQTRGALSLQGSILAVGEKVFSTNGQSATFDAIQETCARAGGHVAVPRSPEENEAIASFVKKYNTYAYVGLIEGPSPGDFRYSDGTPVNYTNWYPGEPAGRGTEQCVEMYTDGRWNDRNCLYNRLTICEF; translated from the exons ATGAGGGACAGATggagtgagtcagtga GAGCAGTAGCTGGAGCCAGAGCCATGTGGCTGTGCCCTCTGGCCCTCACTCTCACCTTGATGGCAGCCTCTGGCGCTGCGTGCGAAGTGAAGGACGTTTGTGTTGGAAGCCCTGGTATCCCCGGCACTCCTGGATCCCATGGCCTGCCAGGCAGGGATGGGAGAGATGGTGTCAAAGGAGACCCTGGCCCTCCAG GTCCCATGGGTCCACCAGGAGATATGCCATGTGCTCCTGGGAATGATGGGCTGCCTGGAGCCCCTGGTATCCCTGGAGAGTGTGGAGAGAAGGGGGAGCCTGGGGAGAGGGGCCCTCCAG GGCTTCCAGCTCATCTAGATGAGGAGCTGCAAGCCACACTCCACGACTTCAGACATCAAATCCTGCAGACAAGGGGAG CTCTCAGTCTACAGGGGTCCATACTGGCAGTAGGAGAGAAGGTCTTCTCCACCAATGGGCAGTCTGCCACTTTTGATGCCATTCAGGAGACATGCGCCAGAGCAGGCGGCCACGTTGCTGTCCCGAGGAGTCCAGAGGAAAACGAGGCCATTGCAAGCTTCGTGAAGAAGTACAACACATATGCCTATGTGGGCCTGATTGAAGGTCCAAGCCCTGGAGACTTCCGCTACTCAGATGGGACCCCTGTAAACTACACCAACTGGTACCCAGGGGAGCCTGCGGGTCGGGgaacagagcagtgtgtggagatGTACACAGACGGGCGGTGGAATGACAGGAACTGCCTGTACAACCGACTGACCATCTGTGAGTTCTGA
- the SFTPA1 gene encoding pulmonary surfactant-associated protein A1 isoform X1 produces MLAEVADGLTAIPPAGAVAGARAMWLCPLALTLTLMAASGAACEVKDVCVGSPGIPGTPGSHGLPGRDGRDGVKGDPGPPGPMGPPGDMPCAPGNDGLPGAPGIPGECGEKGEPGERGPPGLPAHLDEELQATLHDFRHQILQTRGALSLQGSILAVGEKVFSTNGQSATFDAIQETCARAGGHVAVPRSPEENEAIASFVKKYNTYAYVGLIEGPSPGDFRYSDGTPVNYTNWYPGEPAGRGTEQCVEMYTDGRWNDRNCLYNRLTICEF; encoded by the exons ATGTTGGCAGAGGTGGCAGATGGGCTCACGGCCATCCCTCCTGCAGGAGCAGTAGCTGGAGCCAGAGCCATGTGGCTGTGCCCTCTGGCCCTCACTCTCACCTTGATGGCAGCCTCTGGCGCTGCGTGCGAAGTGAAGGACGTTTGTGTTGGAAGCCCTGGTATCCCCGGCACTCCTGGATCCCATGGCCTGCCAGGCAGGGATGGGAGAGATGGTGTCAAAGGAGACCCTGGCCCTCCAG GTCCCATGGGTCCACCAGGAGATATGCCATGTGCTCCTGGGAATGATGGGCTGCCTGGAGCCCCTGGTATCCCTGGAGAGTGTGGAGAGAAGGGGGAGCCTGGGGAGAGGGGCCCTCCAG GGCTTCCAGCTCATCTAGATGAGGAGCTGCAAGCCACACTCCACGACTTCAGACATCAAATCCTGCAGACAAGGGGAG CTCTCAGTCTACAGGGGTCCATACTGGCAGTAGGAGAGAAGGTCTTCTCCACCAATGGGCAGTCTGCCACTTTTGATGCCATTCAGGAGACATGCGCCAGAGCAGGCGGCCACGTTGCTGTCCCGAGGAGTCCAGAGGAAAACGAGGCCATTGCAAGCTTCGTGAAGAAGTACAACACATATGCCTATGTGGGCCTGATTGAAGGTCCAAGCCCTGGAGACTTCCGCTACTCAGATGGGACCCCTGTAAACTACACCAACTGGTACCCAGGGGAGCCTGCGGGTCGGGgaacagagcagtgtgtggagatGTACACAGACGGGCGGTGGAATGACAGGAACTGCCTGTACAACCGACTGACCATCTGTGAGTTCTGA